One Cupriavidus taiwanensis DNA window includes the following coding sequences:
- a CDS encoding MaoC family dehydratase, whose protein sequence is MTQAELPRLGQGFYWQDLHEGQAFRTFSRTVTETDLVNFISVTGMVEAIFIEAGYDGGAIPGRPVPAALTYALIEGFILQTMIQGTGLAMLELTQQIHGPVLVGDTIHATVTVTGIRPTSRSGRAVVDSRIEVFNQRGERVMTYTARRLLAGR, encoded by the coding sequence ATGACGCAAGCCGAACTGCCCCGCCTGGGCCAGGGCTTCTACTGGCAGGACCTGCACGAGGGCCAGGCCTTCCGCACCTTTTCGCGAACGGTAACCGAGACCGACCTGGTCAACTTCATCTCGGTCACCGGCATGGTCGAGGCCATCTTCATCGAAGCCGGCTACGACGGCGGCGCCATCCCGGGGCGGCCGGTGCCGGCGGCGCTGACCTATGCGCTGATCGAGGGCTTCATCCTGCAGACCATGATCCAGGGCACCGGGCTGGCGATGCTGGAACTGACGCAGCAGATCCACGGCCCGGTGCTGGTCGGCGACACCATCCACGCCACCGTGACCGTGACCGGCATCCGCCCGACCTCGCGCAGCGGCCGCGCCGTGGTGGATTCGCGCATCGAGGTATTCAACCAGCGCGGAGAGCGGGTCATGACCTATACCGCGCGCCGGTTGCTGGCGGGGCGCTGA
- a CDS encoding CaiB/BaiF CoA transferase family protein, which translates to MLPLAGIRVVDLSTVVMGPYASQWLADLGAEVIKVEPPEGDSTRRTGPAAEPGMAAIFLGVNRGKRSVVLDLKQPAAQAALQRMLDHADVLMHSMRPQKLAALGLAPDAVRARHPDLVFVSLLGFAEDGPYGGRPAYDDIIQGLSGNAALMAAQSGDSRYFPTIAADKTSGLVAALSVCAALAGRARRQADGSAGHGTLVEVPMFESMVAFNLVEHFYGRHFEPPRGPSGYPRVLAPLRRPYRSADGHVCMMPYTDAHWRDFFHAAGRPELAADPRFADIAARTEHIETLYELTGEIVQAQSTAHWVALCERLQIPVARINALDDLPNDPHLAATGFFEDLEDPAMGTLRFPGAPVRFDGQRAPLAVPPRLGQHTREVLAEAGLDAAQIAQLQQSGAARCAATETP; encoded by the coding sequence ATGCTGCCGCTTGCAGGCATCCGCGTGGTCGACCTGTCCACCGTGGTGATGGGGCCGTATGCCAGCCAGTGGCTGGCCGACCTGGGCGCCGAGGTGATCAAGGTCGAGCCGCCCGAGGGCGATTCCACGCGCCGCACCGGTCCCGCCGCCGAACCCGGCATGGCGGCGATCTTCCTGGGGGTCAACCGCGGCAAGCGCAGCGTGGTGCTGGACCTGAAGCAGCCCGCGGCGCAGGCCGCGCTGCAGCGCATGCTGGACCACGCCGACGTGCTGATGCACAGCATGCGCCCGCAAAAGCTGGCGGCGCTGGGGCTGGCGCCCGACGCGGTGCGGGCGCGCCATCCGGACCTGGTCTTCGTCAGCCTGCTGGGCTTTGCCGAGGACGGCCCCTATGGCGGCCGCCCGGCGTATGACGACATCATCCAGGGCCTGTCGGGCAACGCCGCGCTGATGGCGGCGCAGAGCGGCGACAGCCGCTACTTCCCCACCATCGCCGCGGACAAGACCAGCGGGCTGGTGGCGGCGCTGTCGGTATGCGCGGCGCTGGCCGGGCGCGCGCGGCGCCAGGCCGACGGCAGCGCCGGCCACGGCACGCTGGTCGAGGTGCCGATGTTCGAATCGATGGTCGCGTTCAACCTGGTCGAGCACTTCTACGGCCGCCACTTCGAGCCGCCGCGCGGGCCCAGCGGTTATCCGCGCGTGCTGGCGCCGCTGCGCCGCCCCTACCGCAGCGCCGACGGCCACGTCTGCATGATGCCGTACACCGATGCGCACTGGCGCGACTTCTTCCACGCCGCCGGGCGCCCGGAACTGGCTGCCGACCCGCGCTTTGCCGACATCGCCGCCCGCACCGAGCATATCGAGACCCTGTACGAACTGACCGGCGAGATCGTGCAGGCACAGAGCACCGCGCACTGGGTGGCCCTGTGCGAACGGCTGCAGATCCCGGTGGCGCGCATCAACGCACTGGACGACCTGCCCAACGACCCGCACCTGGCCGCCACCGGGTTCTTTGAAGATCTCGAGGATCCGGCCATGGGCACGCTGCGCTTTCCGGGCGCGCCGGTGCGTTTCGACGGCCAGCGCGCGCCGCTGGCAGTGCCGCCGCGGCTGGGCCAGCACACCCGCGAGGTGCTGGCCGAGGCCGGCCTGGACGCCGCGCAGATCGCACAACTGCAACAAAGCGGCGCCGCGCGCTGCGCCGCCACGGAGACACCATGA
- a CDS encoding acyl-CoA dehydrogenase family protein, with translation MTALLSTFSLTSLPPHAVAFRGEVRAFLDEHLPALPPETRARSWMGFDAGFSRALAARGWVGITLPAQFGGAGLDPFSRFVLVEELLACGAPVSAHWIADRQSGPLILRYGNDAQKARYLPAISRGEAFFCIGMSEPNSGSDLASVATRAVRQADGSWRLNGRKIWTTNADRCHFMIALVRTSGTPQDRQAGLSQFIVDLHAPGVTVRPIHDLTGDAHFSEVTFDDVALAPDALVGNEGSGWEQVNAELAFERSGPERLYSSVVLLDTWLDALRRLPPARRDTVTAGRLAGHLAVLRAMSLAVTARLAAGESPVVEAALVKDLGTTFEQSIPALVEAALGDEPALAADGALYRTLAYVTQIAPSYSLRGGTREILRGMIARGLGLR, from the coding sequence GTGACCGCATTGCTTTCCACCTTCAGCCTGACCTCCCTGCCGCCGCACGCCGTGGCGTTCCGTGGCGAGGTGCGGGCCTTTCTCGATGAACACCTGCCCGCGCTGCCGCCGGAAACCCGCGCGCGTTCGTGGATGGGCTTCGATGCCGGCTTCAGCCGGGCGCTGGCCGCGCGCGGCTGGGTCGGCATCACGCTGCCGGCGCAGTTCGGCGGCGCGGGGCTGGACCCGTTCTCGCGCTTCGTGCTGGTGGAGGAATTGCTGGCCTGCGGCGCGCCGGTGTCGGCGCACTGGATCGCCGACCGCCAGAGCGGCCCGCTGATCCTGCGCTACGGCAACGACGCGCAGAAGGCGCGCTACCTGCCCGCGATCAGCCGCGGCGAGGCCTTTTTCTGCATCGGCATGAGCGAGCCCAATTCCGGCTCGGACCTGGCCAGCGTGGCCACGCGCGCGGTGCGGCAGGCGGATGGCAGCTGGCGCCTGAACGGGCGCAAGATCTGGACCACCAACGCCGACCGCTGCCACTTCATGATCGCGCTGGTGCGCACCTCCGGCACGCCGCAGGACCGGCAGGCGGGACTGTCGCAGTTCATCGTCGACCTGCACGCACCGGGCGTGACGGTGCGGCCGATCCACGACCTGACCGGCGATGCGCACTTTTCGGAGGTCACCTTCGACGACGTGGCGCTGGCCCCCGATGCGCTGGTCGGCAACGAAGGCAGCGGCTGGGAGCAGGTCAACGCCGAGCTGGCGTTCGAGCGCAGCGGGCCGGAGCGTCTGTATTCCAGCGTGGTGCTGCTCGACACCTGGCTCGACGCGCTGCGCCGGCTGCCGCCCGCGCGCCGCGACACCGTTACCGCGGGCCGCCTGGCCGGCCACCTGGCGGTGCTGCGCGCGATGTCGCTCGCGGTCACGGCGCGGCTGGCCGCGGGCGAGAGCCCGGTGGTCGAGGCCGCGCTGGTGAAGGACCTGGGCACCACCTTCGAGCAGTCGATCCCGGCGCTGGTGGAAGCCGCGCTCGGCGACGAACCGGCGCTGGCGGCCGACGGCGCGCTGTACCGCACCCTGGCCTATGTCACGCAGATCGCGCCGTCTTACTCGCTGCGCGGCGGCACCCGCGAAATCCTGCGCGGCATGATCGCGCGCGGGCTCGGCCTGCGCTGA
- a CDS encoding SpoVR family protein: MAYLSTGSEWTFELINRYDREISRIAGEFGLDTYPNQIEIITAEQMLDAYASAGLPVGYSHWSYGKHFLASERSYQRGHMGLAYEIVINSNPCIAYLMEENTMPMQALTIAHACYGHNSFFKGNYLFRTWTNADAIVDYLLFAKNYVAECEQRYGEQEVELLLDSCHALQNYGVDRYKRPKKLSITEEKARQADRENYLQMQVNDLWRTLPKHRPHALASEDDTSEPDVPFPPEPQENLLYFIEKNAPKLAPWQREIVRIVRKIAQYFYPQRQTKVMNEGWATFWHYTIINQLYEEKLVNDAFMMELLQAHTNVIYQPPYHSPYYSGMNPYTVGFLMFQDLRRMCENPTEEDYRWAPEIAGTDWRKTLDFAMRNFKDESFLLQFLSPRVIRELKLFSVLDDDREGKLRVTAIHDDEGYRAIRQLMAAQYDLSSMEPNIQVTNVDVGGDRSLTLRHLQSDRRPLAHNFDEVVRHVTRLWGFTVRLEVAYEDGRTELKYECKPERRHRRPHGSGLSLAA, encoded by the coding sequence ATGGCTTATCTGTCCACGGGTTCGGAATGGACCTTCGAACTGATCAACCGGTATGACCGCGAGATCTCGCGCATCGCCGGCGAATTCGGCCTGGATACCTATCCCAACCAGATCGAGATCATCACCGCGGAGCAGATGCTCGACGCCTACGCGTCGGCGGGGCTGCCGGTGGGCTACAGCCACTGGTCCTACGGCAAGCACTTCCTCGCGTCGGAGCGCAGCTACCAGCGCGGCCATATGGGGCTGGCCTACGAGATCGTCATCAACTCCAATCCCTGCATCGCCTACCTGATGGAGGAGAACACCATGCCGATGCAGGCGCTGACGATCGCGCATGCCTGCTACGGCCACAACTCCTTCTTCAAGGGCAACTACCTGTTCCGCACCTGGACCAACGCGGACGCCATCGTCGACTACCTGCTGTTCGCCAAGAACTATGTCGCCGAGTGCGAGCAGCGCTACGGCGAGCAGGAGGTGGAACTGCTGCTGGACTCGTGCCACGCGCTGCAGAACTACGGCGTGGACCGCTACAAGCGGCCCAAGAAGCTGTCGATCACCGAGGAAAAGGCGCGCCAGGCCGACCGCGAGAACTACCTGCAGATGCAGGTCAACGACCTGTGGCGCACGCTGCCCAAGCACCGGCCGCACGCGCTGGCGTCGGAAGACGATACGTCCGAGCCCGATGTGCCGTTCCCGCCGGAGCCGCAGGAGAACCTGCTGTACTTCATCGAGAAGAACGCGCCCAAGCTGGCCCCATGGCAGCGCGAGATCGTGCGCATCGTGCGCAAGATCGCGCAGTATTTCTACCCGCAGCGCCAGACCAAGGTGATGAACGAAGGCTGGGCCACGTTCTGGCACTACACCATCATCAACCAGCTGTACGAGGAAAAGCTGGTCAACGACGCCTTCATGATGGAGCTGCTGCAGGCGCACACCAACGTCATCTACCAGCCGCCTTACCACAGCCCCTACTACAGCGGCATGAATCCGTACACGGTGGGTTTCCTGATGTTCCAGGACCTGCGCCGCATGTGCGAGAACCCGACCGAGGAAGACTACCGCTGGGCGCCCGAGATCGCCGGCACCGACTGGCGCAAGACGCTGGACTTCGCCATGCGCAACTTCAAGGACGAGAGCTTCCTGCTGCAGTTCCTGTCGCCGCGCGTGATCCGCGAACTGAAGCTGTTCTCGGTGCTGGACGATGACCGCGAGGGCAAGCTGCGCGTCACCGCGATCCATGACGACGAGGGCTACCGCGCGATCCGCCAGCTGATGGCGGCGCAGTATGACCTGTCCAGCATGGAGCCCAATATCCAGGTCACCAACGTCGATGTCGGCGGCGACCGCTCGCTGACGCTGCGCCACTTGCAGAGCGACCGGCGGCCGCTGGCGCACAACTTCGATGAAGTGGTGCGCCACGTGACCCGGCTGTGGGGCTTTACCGTGCGGCTTGAGGTGGCTTACGAAGACGGCCGCACCGAGCTCAAGTACGAATGCAAGCCTGAGCGCCGCCACCGCCGCCCGCACGGCAGCGGGCTGAGCCTGGCCGCCTGA
- a CDS encoding acyl-CoA dehydrogenase: protein MHNAYSDALDALLRDCCTPATVRALEQQADPRPLWQALQQSGFADCLLPEAAGGAALSLRELAPVLFVTGRHALPLPLAQTIFARALLHAGGVALPDGPIALAGFDDGAAATLVADARHAQWFLLQDGERCLLLPAAAARAEATGAHGDLMLRVPRPEATVPAACRLPAGMLRTLGACLHAAQLAGALSHVLDLTLQYANDRQQFGRAIGKFQAIQHQVSEMAEHVAAARVAAQLACDSDGATPERLRAAIGKLRASDAVTPVAAIAHAVHGAIGITEEYDLQLYTRRLHAWRVADGSERWWSRVLGEAVCASEGRKAVELVRGWCEPAAAA from the coding sequence ATGCATAACGCCTACTCTGATGCCCTCGACGCGCTGCTGCGCGACTGCTGCACGCCCGCCACGGTGCGCGCGCTGGAACAGCAGGCCGACCCGCGGCCGCTTTGGCAAGCGCTGCAGCAAAGCGGCTTTGCCGATTGCCTGTTGCCCGAAGCCGCCGGCGGCGCCGCGCTGTCGCTGCGCGAGCTGGCGCCGGTGCTGTTCGTCACCGGCCGCCATGCCCTGCCGCTGCCGCTGGCGCAGACCATCTTTGCGCGCGCCCTGCTGCATGCCGGCGGCGTCGCGCTGCCCGACGGCCCGATCGCGCTGGCCGGCTTTGACGACGGCGCTGCCGCCACGCTGGTGGCCGACGCGCGCCATGCGCAATGGTTCCTGCTGCAGGATGGCGAGCGCTGCCTGCTGCTGCCCGCCGCCGCGGCCCGCGCCGAAGCTACCGGCGCGCACGGCGACCTGATGCTGCGCGTGCCGCGCCCCGAGGCCACCGTGCCCGCGGCATGCCGGCTGCCTGCCGGCATGCTGCGCACGCTGGGCGCCTGCCTGCATGCGGCGCAGCTGGCCGGAGCGCTCTCGCATGTGCTCGACCTGACCCTGCAATACGCCAACGACCGCCAGCAGTTCGGCCGCGCCATCGGCAAGTTCCAGGCGATCCAGCACCAGGTCAGCGAGATGGCCGAACATGTCGCCGCGGCGCGCGTGGCGGCGCAGCTGGCCTGCGACAGCGACGGCGCCACGCCCGAGCGCCTGCGCGCGGCGATCGGCAAGCTGCGCGCCAGCGACGCGGTCACGCCGGTGGCGGCGATCGCGCATGCGGTGCACGGCGCCATCGGCATTACCGAGGAATATGACCTGCAGCTCTATACGCGCCGGCTGCATGCGTGGCGCGTGGCGGACGGGTCGGAGCGCTGGTGGAGCCGGGTGCTGGGCGAAGCGGTCTGCGCCAGCGAAGGCCGCAAGGCGGTGGAGCTGGTGCGCGGCTGGTGCGAGCCGGCAGCCGCCGCCTGA
- a CDS encoding YeaH/YhbH family protein — protein sequence MATVIDRRENGGNKSAVNQQRFIKRYREQIRQAVAKAVSGRKIMDIEQSGQVSIPVKDISEPIFHHGPGGRREWIHPGNKKFVKGDSFDRQQQGGGGTGSRASDSGEGEDDFVFTLSREDFLNFFFEDMALPDLAKRHLAKIAEVRKVRAGFSIDGTPSNLSILRTMRSSLGRRIALSSPYQKRLRELELAYAEALEKDGPYAEHTLELMEKMRHLRACIDRVPFIEKLDLRYNNRVLKKRPQAQAVMFCLMDVSGSMDESRKDLAKRFFMLLYLFLKRNYERIDVVFIRHHTVAKEVEEEDFFHSRESGGTVVSSALKLMVEVIHDRYPPSQWNIYCAQASDGDNWAGDSELCGRLLRESILPLVQYYAYVEVASEEPQNLWEEYLTVKSQFDHFAMQRIIGADEIYPVLHDLFQKRAA from the coding sequence ATGGCTACGGTCATCGATCGGCGCGAAAACGGCGGCAACAAGAGTGCCGTCAACCAGCAACGCTTCATCAAGCGCTACCGCGAGCAGATCCGGCAAGCGGTGGCAAAGGCGGTGTCCGGCCGGAAGATCATGGACATCGAGCAGAGCGGCCAGGTGTCCATTCCGGTCAAGGACATCAGCGAACCGATCTTCCACCACGGCCCGGGCGGGCGGCGCGAGTGGATTCACCCTGGCAACAAGAAGTTCGTCAAGGGCGATTCCTTCGACCGCCAGCAGCAGGGCGGCGGCGGCACCGGTTCGCGGGCCAGCGACAGCGGCGAGGGCGAGGACGATTTCGTCTTCACGCTGTCGCGCGAGGACTTCCTCAACTTCTTCTTCGAGGACATGGCGCTGCCGGACCTGGCCAAGCGCCACCTCGCCAAGATTGCCGAAGTGCGCAAGGTGCGCGCCGGCTTTTCCATCGACGGCACTCCGTCCAACCTGTCGATCCTGCGCACCATGCGCAGCTCGCTGGGGCGGCGCATCGCGCTGTCCAGCCCTTACCAGAAGCGCCTGCGCGAACTGGAGCTGGCCTATGCCGAGGCGCTGGAAAAAGACGGCCCCTACGCCGAGCACACGCTCGAGCTGATGGAGAAGATGCGGCACCTGCGTGCCTGCATCGACCGCGTTCCCTTTATCGAGAAGCTCGACCTGCGCTACAACAACCGCGTGCTGAAGAAGCGCCCGCAGGCCCAAGCGGTGATGTTCTGCCTGATGGACGTGTCCGGCTCGATGGACGAAAGCCGCAAGGACCTGGCCAAGCGCTTCTTCATGCTGCTGTACCTGTTCCTGAAGCGCAACTACGAGCGCATCGACGTGGTGTTTATCCGCCATCACACCGTGGCCAAGGAAGTCGAAGAGGAAGATTTCTTCCACTCGCGCGAATCCGGCGGCACCGTGGTGTCGAGCGCGCTGAAGCTGATGGTGGAGGTCATCCACGACCGCTATCCGCCCAGCCAATGGAATATCTACTGCGCGCAGGCGTCCGACGGCGACAACTGGGCCGGCGATTCCGAGCTGTGCGGGCGCCTGCTGCGCGAGTCGATCCTGCCGCTGGTGCAGTACTACGCCTACGTGGAAGTGGCCTCGGAAGAGCCGCAGAACCTCTGGGAAGAGTATCTGACGGTGAAGAGCCAGTTCGATCACTTTGCGATGCAGCGCATCATCGGCGCGGACGAGATCTACCCGGTGCTGCACGACCTGTTCCAGAAACGCGCGGCATAA
- a CDS encoding PrkA family serine protein kinase, producing MDIFGHYATRFEARKEEEYSIQEYLEICKKDPTAYATAAERMLAAIGQPELVDTHHDPRLSRLFFNKVIRIYPAFRDFYGMEDTIEQIVSFFKHAAQGLEERKQILYLLGPPGGGKSSLAEKLKALMEQIPIYALKGSPIHESPLGLFSPEEDGKILEEDYGIPVRYLNTIASPWAVKRLHEFNGDITRFKVVKLRPSVLSQIAISKTEPGDENNQDISSLVGKVDIRKLEDFPQDDPDAYSYSGGLCLANRGLLEFVEMFKAPIKVLHPLLTATQEGNYKGTEGFGAIPFDGVILAHSNEAEWQTFKADKNNEAFLDRIYIVKVPYCLRVSDEVKIYDKLLRSSSLSAAPCAPNTLKMMAQFAVLTRIKEPENSNIFSKMRVYDGESLKDVDPKAKSYQEYRDYAGIDEGMNGLSTRFAFKVLSKVFNFDNTEVAANPVHLLYVLEQQIEREQFPPEQEAKLLSYIKEYLTTPFVEFIGKEIQTAYLESYSEYGQNIFDRYVVFADLWIQDQEYRDPNTGEILDRNALNDELEKVEKPAGISNPKDFRNEIVNFVLRARANNGGKNPVWTSYEKLRMVIEKRMFSTTEDLLPVISFNAKSSREDQDKHENFVNRMVEKGYTPKQVRLLVEWYLRVRKSS from the coding sequence ATGGACATTTTTGGCCATTACGCTACGCGCTTCGAAGCTCGCAAGGAAGAGGAATACAGCATCCAGGAATACCTGGAGATCTGCAAGAAGGATCCGACTGCCTACGCGACCGCTGCCGAACGCATGCTCGCCGCGATCGGTCAGCCTGAGCTGGTGGATACCCACCACGATCCCAGGCTGTCCCGCCTGTTCTTCAACAAGGTCATCCGCATCTATCCGGCCTTCCGCGACTTCTACGGCATGGAGGACACGATCGAGCAGATCGTCTCGTTCTTCAAGCACGCCGCGCAGGGCCTCGAAGAGCGCAAGCAGATCCTGTATCTGCTCGGGCCTCCCGGCGGCGGCAAGTCCTCGCTCGCGGAGAAGCTCAAGGCGTTGATGGAGCAGATTCCCATCTACGCACTGAAGGGTTCGCCCATCCACGAGTCGCCCCTGGGTCTGTTCTCGCCCGAAGAAGACGGCAAGATCCTGGAAGAGGACTACGGCATCCCGGTGCGCTACCTGAACACCATTGCCTCGCCCTGGGCGGTCAAGCGCCTGCACGAGTTCAACGGCGACATCACCAGGTTCAAGGTGGTGAAGCTGCGCCCGTCGGTGCTGTCGCAGATCGCGATCTCGAAGACCGAGCCGGGCGACGAGAACAACCAGGACATCTCGTCGCTGGTGGGCAAGGTCGATATCCGCAAGCTCGAGGACTTCCCGCAGGACGACCCGGACGCGTACTCGTACTCCGGCGGCCTGTGCCTGGCCAACCGCGGCCTGCTCGAGTTCGTCGAAATGTTCAAGGCGCCGATCAAGGTGCTGCACCCGCTGCTGACCGCGACCCAGGAAGGCAACTACAAGGGCACGGAAGGCTTCGGCGCGATCCCGTTCGACGGCGTCATCCTGGCGCACTCGAACGAGGCCGAGTGGCAGACCTTCAAGGCGGACAAGAACAACGAGGCCTTCCTCGACCGGATCTATATCGTCAAGGTCCCGTACTGCCTGCGCGTGTCCGACGAGGTCAAGATCTACGACAAGCTGCTGCGCAGCAGTTCGCTGTCGGCAGCGCCATGCGCGCCCAACACGCTGAAGATGATGGCGCAGTTCGCGGTGCTCACCCGCATCAAGGAGCCCGAGAACTCGAACATCTTCTCGAAGATGCGCGTCTATGACGGCGAGAGCCTGAAAGACGTGGACCCGAAGGCGAAGTCGTACCAGGAATACCGCGACTACGCCGGCATCGACGAAGGCATGAACGGGCTGTCGACGCGCTTCGCGTTCAAGGTCTTGTCCAAGGTCTTCAACTTCGACAACACCGAAGTGGCGGCCAACCCGGTGCACCTGCTGTATGTGCTCGAGCAGCAGATCGAGCGCGAGCAGTTCCCGCCGGAGCAGGAAGCCAAGCTGCTGTCGTATATCAAGGAGTACCTGACCACCCCGTTCGTCGAGTTCATCGGCAAGGAGATCCAGACCGCCTACCTGGAGTCGTATTCGGAGTATGGGCAGAACATCTTCGACCGCTATGTGGTGTTCGCCGACCTGTGGATCCAGGACCAGGAGTACCGCGATCCCAACACCGGCGAAATCCTCGACCGCAACGCGCTGAACGACGAGCTCGAGAAAGTGGAAAAACCCGCGGGTATCTCGAACCCGAAGGACTTCCGCAACGAGATCGTCAACTTCGTGCTGCGGGCGCGGGCCAACAACGGCGGCAAGAACCCGGTCTGGACCAGCTATGAAAAGCTGCGGATGGTGATCGAGAAGCGCATGTTCTCCACCACCGAGGACCTGTTGCCGGTGATCTCGTTCAACGCCAAGTCTTCGCGCGAAGACCAGGACAAGCACGAGAACTTCGTCAACCGCATGGTCGAGAAGGGGTACACGCCCAAGCAAGTGAGACTGTTGGTGGAGTGGTATCTGCGCGTAAGAAAGTCATCGTAA